ATCCCGTCAGCGCTCCGATCAGCCCTCCTGCAGCCCCACCGACAACAGCGCCAGCGGCAGCACCTGCGGCTGTCGCCGCAAGCCAACCGGCCGCAACCACTGGCCCGACGCCTGGAATAGCCATGAGGCCCAAACCGGTAAGAAGACCGCCGGCCCCGCCTGCCAAAGCCCCTAGACCGGCGCCAGTTCCGGCACCTTCGGCCACTCCATTGTCATTGTCAGGGTATCGCTCCGCAGCGTTGCTGGAAACCACGCTGATTTCTTCGTCGGTAAATCCAACATCTTGCAGTGTTCCCACCGCGGCCAGTGCGTCGGAATAGTCATCGAAGAGTCCCGTTGCGGTTTTCATGACCATCTCCTGTTGGGTTCGTTGGAGTTATTTCGCAACCACATTGCCTTGGTAGTCGAGCGAGACCATAACGGACTTTCCATCCTTGGTCGCTGAAGCTTGCCATATGCCCTTGTCATCCAATTTCAGCCCGGTGACGCCGGCATATCCGCCGGCCTCGATCCGTCCCTTGGCCTGTTCTTCAGTGAAGCTGTTCGCCCCCTCGACGGGGGCCGTCGGGTTCTGGCTGTCGGGAGTTGCTACTGCTGGCGTCTCGCGTTGAGGCGATGGCGTGGGTGTTGGTGTTTGTGCGTTCAGCGTAGTAGCCAACCCGGCGAGTAGACAAACCAAAATCAGTTGTTTCATGGGGATGTCCTTTGAGAAGAGGTGCCTCTCTGATCCGTTCAACTAACGAGCACTACTAAGGTTCCGAACGGCTGGGCCGGGGTGTCCAGAATTTGACTGGTGAAGCCGCGCCGTCGTTGTTCGGACGAAAGATTACTGCGCGCGAACCTGCAAATGGAGGGTTGGAGCAGC
Above is a genomic segment from Ensifer canadensis containing:
- a CDS encoding PepSY domain-containing protein, whose translation is MKQLILVCLLAGLATTLNAQTPTPTPSPQRETPAVATPDSQNPTAPVEGANSFTEEQAKGRIEAGGYAGVTGLKLDDKGIWQASATKDGKSVMVSLDYQGNVVAK